In Leclercia pneumoniae, the genomic window GAGGATGACAATCAGCGCCACGAAACCGGCGCCCCAGCCGCCGGCGAGGTTCATGAGCGCCTGCTGTACCAGCTGGATGCCAGCCACGTTCTGCTCATCATCAACAGGCCCGGCCAACAACACAATCATTGCGCTGGCGGTACAGATAACCAGGGTATCCACAACAACGCCAATCATCTGCACGATCCCTTGCGCAGCCGGATGCGGTGGCCAGGAGGCGGCAGCCGCAGCGGCATTGGGGGTAGATCCCATCCCGGCCTCGTTTGAAAACATGCCGCGCTGGAAACCCGCAGCCAGCGCCTGGCTCAGGGTATAGCCCATTACTCCGGCGCTCGCTTCGCGCCAGCCGAAGGCGCTGTTCATGATAAGCGTGAAGATATCGGGTAGTTGCTCAATATTGAGCGCGCTCACCACCAGGCTGGCCGCTACCCACAGCAGCGCCATGACCGGCACCATCCACTGCATTATGCGGCCAACCCCTTTAATACCGGTGACAATCACCAGCAACGTCGCCATTGCCATCACGCTGCCGGTAAGAATTTCCGGGCAATTAAAGGCAAAACGCAGGGCGTGAGAGACCGAGTTAGCCTGAACGGTGTTAAAAATTAGCCCATAAGCGATGAGAAGCAAGATGGAGAACAGTACGCCCATCCAGCGCATGCCCAGGCCGCGAGCCATATACCAGGCCGGGCCGCCGCGAAACTGTCCCTGCTTGTCCGGCTCTTTATACAACTGAGCCAGCGAGCATTCGGCAAAGGCGGTGGCCATCCCGAAGAGCGCGGTGACCCACATCCAGAAAACGGCGCCAGGGCCACCGATGCTGATGGCCAGCGCCACGCCGGTAAGATTACCGCTGCCGACGCGCGCCGCCAGGCTCGTACAGAGCGCCTGAAATGAGGTTAATCCCCCCGGCTGCGGGGAGAGGCTGTTTTTCAGACTTTTTCCGAGGTAGCGAAAGGCGCGAAATTGAATAAAACCGCATCGAAAGGTGAACCAGATACCTGCCGCAGAAAGCAGGTAGATCATCACCGAACCCCAGAGAATTTCATTAATAAAGGATAAGAAATCAGGCATTAACGTCCCTCTTGTTGATGCCGAAGTGCATAGATAAGGGCTATGACTGATTGAACAACCAGGCCATTGGCGAGCAGATAATCTCTTGAGTTTATCATACTCTCCGTAAGCGCATTGTCTGCGGTTGCGCTGTCATTCCGTCGTGTTATCATCAGGGCAGACCGGTTACATCCCCCTAACAAGTAAACCTGTCATTTTTCCGTTTCTGGCATCCTGCCGGTTACGTGAATTATCCAGGGCAAGTAAAGAGAAACACTATCATGACGGATAAATTGACCTCCCTTCGTCAGTTCACCACTGTCGTAGCTGACACCGGAGATATCGCGGCAATGAAGTTGTATCAGCCGCAGGATGCCACCACCAACCCTTCTCTGATCCTTAACGCCGCCCAGATCCCTGAATACCGCAAGCTGATCGACGACGCTGTTACCTGGGCGAAAGCGCAGAGCAACGACCGTGCGCAGCAGGTTGTGGATGCCACTGATAAACTGGCTGTTAACATCGGTCTGGAAATCCTGAAACTGGTTCCAGGTCGTATCTCTACTGAAGTTGATGCCCGTCTGTCCTACGACACCGAAGCGTCAATTACCAAAGCAAAACGTCTGATCAAACTGTACAACGATGCGGGTATCAGCAATGACCGTATCCTGATCAAACTGGCTTCTACCTGGCAGGGTATCCGTGCTGCCGAGCAGCTGGAAAAAGACGGTATCAACTGTAACCTGACTCTGCTGTTCTCCTTCGCGCAGGCGCGTGCATGTGCGGAAGCAGGCGTGTACCTGATCTCTCCGTTCGTGGGCCGTATTCTGGACTGGTACAAAGCCAACACCGACAAGAAAGAGTATGCCGCTGCTGAAGATCCGGGCGTGGTTTCTGTTTCTGAGATCTACGAATACTACAAACAGCACGGTTACGAGACCGTCGTTATGGGCGCAAGCTTCCGTAACGTTGGTGAGATCATCGAACTGGCTGGCTGTGACCGCCTGACCATCGCCCCTGCGCTGCTGAAAGAGCTGGCAGAGAGCGAAGGTGCCATTGAGCGTAAGCTCTCTTACACCGGCGAAGTGAAAGCGCGTCCAGAGCGCATTACCGAGTCTGAGTTCCTGTGGCAGCACAACCAGGATCCAATGGCTGTAGACAAGCTGGCGGATGGTATCCGTAAGTTTGCTATCGACCAAGAAAAACTGGAAAAAATGATCGGCGATCTGCTGTAATCACTCTGCGTGACCGGGCTCCCGGTCACGCGTCTTCTTTTGTCTCCTGTCTGAATTCCTCCTCTGCGTGTATCATTCACTTCAATCAGTATTGTTTGAATGGAATGAATATGAATACCTTACGCATCGGCTTAGTCTCGATTTCTGACCGCGCCTCCAGCGGTGTTTATCAGGATAAAGGCCTGCCTGCGCTAGAAGCGTGGCTGGGCAGCGCACTGACAACCCCATTTGAAATAGAGACCCGGCTGATCCCCGACGAACAGGCCATCATCGAACAGACACTGTGCGAGCTGGTGGATGAGATGAGCTGCCACCTGGTATTAACCACCGGCGGCACCGGCCCTGCACGGCGCGACGTGACACCGGATGCCACCCTCGCCATCGCCGATCGCGAAATGCCGGGCTTCGGCGAGCAGATGAGACAAATTAGCCTGCACTTTGTGCCGACGGCTATTCTCTCTCGACAGGTTGGAGTGATTCGTAAGCAAGCACTGATCCTTAACCTGCCAGGCCAGCCAAAGTCGATTAAAGAGACGCTGGAAGGGGTAAAAGAGGAAGATGGAAAAGTGGTCGTCGCCGGTATTTTTGCAAGTGTACCGTATTGTATACAGCTGCTGGATGGTCCTTACGTCGAAACCGATCCGCAGGTGATAGCAGCTTTTCGTCCTAAAAGCGCGCGACGCGAAACAATCTCCTGAAATTAGTACTTTTGTGACATAAGCTGCAGCGCTGATAGCGTGCGGTTGGTTTTTCGGTATAGTAATTTTTTCTTTACGATCGCTGTAAAAATAAATCAACAACACAGATAAACAGGTTCGCTATGTCACATTACACCCGGCCTCTGAATCGTCAGGATTATAAAACGCTTACGCTCGCTGCGTTAGGTGGCGCGCTGGAGTTTTACGACTTCATCATCTTCGTCTTTTTTGCGGCCGTGGTAGGAGAGCTCTTCTTCCCGGCTGATATCCCGGAATGGCTGCGTCAGGTTCAGACCTTCGGCATTTTTGCTGCAGGCTATCTGGCGCGTCCGTTGGGCGGCATTATCATGGCGCATTTTGGCGATCTGGTGGGGCGTAAGAAGATGTTTACGCTCAGTATTCTGTTGATGGCAGTACCGACGCTGGCGATCGGTCTGCTGCCAACCTATGCCTCAATGGGTATCGTTGCTCCGCTGTTGCTGCTGCTGATGCGCCTGCTGCAGGGTGCAGCCATCGGTGGCGAAGTCCCCGGCGCCTGGGTGTTTGTGGCGGAACACGTTCCGGCACGCCGCATTGGTATCGCCTGCGGAACCTTAACCGCCGGGTTAACCATAGGGATCCTGCTCGGCTCAGTGGTCGCTACCCTTATCAATACCAGCATGACGCAACAGGCTGTGCATGACTGGGGCTGGCGTATCCCGTTCCTGCTGGGCGGCGCATTTGGCCTGGTGGCGATGTATCTTCGCCGCTGGCTGCAAGAAACCCCCATCTTCCTGGAGATGCAGCAGCGTAAAGCGCTGGCGCAAGAGTTGCCGGTGAAGGCGGTAGTGGTACGTCATAAACGAGCCGTCGTGGTCTCCATGCTGCTGACCTGGCTGCTCTCCGCCGGTATCGTGGTCGTGATCCTGATGTCGCCCGTCTGGCTGCAAAAACAGTATGGCTTCGCGCCGGCGGTAACCCTGCAGGCCAACAGCATCGCCACCATTATGCTCTGCTTCGGTTGCCTGATTGCCGGCCTGGTGGTGGATCGTTTTGGCTCCAGCGTGACCTTTATTATCGGAAGCCTTTTGCTGGCCGGCGCCAGTTGGACTTTCTATCATCTGGCGGGAGCTCATCCTGAACAGCTGTTCCTGTTGTATGGCACGGTGGGGCTTTGCGTGGGTGTCGTGGGGGCAGTGCCCTACGTAATGGTTCGCGCCTTCCCGGCAGAGGTACGTTTCACCGGCATCTCATTCTCTTATAACGTCTCGTACGCTATCTTCGGTGGGTTAACCCCCATCGCCGTTACGCTGCTAATGGGCGTATCGCCGATGGCACCCGCCTGGTACGTGCTGGCGCTCTCATTGATGGGATTGGGAATCGGTCTCTGGTTACGCGGTGAGCGCCATCAGTTGATGGCGCCTGCGCCGGTTAATGAGGGGTATAGCTCAAAATAATGCTGTCATCCGGAATCTGAGTGAAGCGCGTGATAAGCAGATGATAATCCGCCAGCGGATCCACGTCGGCAAACAGCGTTGGGTAGAAAATTTTACTCAACGCTTCGATGGCAATGATGTTGTAGGGGTTGTTGTAGAAGTGATGATACAGCGCCCCGGTATGGCCTTTTTCTACCGCCGGGATACTGCTAACGCCCTGTCGCGCCAGTAACGCCGTGAAGGCCGATTGCACCGCATTCGCCTGTACGTTGTAGCCAAACGGAATGATGGCGGTGCCTTTGCCCGGGCGTTTGGAGCCGGTCATCAGGTAATAGTCAGGGTTCATTGAAATGATCTTTTCTACCGAGACTGTCCCCGTCGCGCCCGGCAGCAGGGCAGAACCGATATTTTCCCCACCCGCAGCCTCTACCAGACCGCCCCAGCCGTTTCGCGCATGGGTAAAGCAGCAGCCGTTGTCGAGCCCCGCAACACCGGCTATGGGCTCAATAAATACCTGCGGTTTTTTCCCGGCTTTGGCCAGGCGTTGATGGATCTGGTCCAGGCGCTGTTGATAGAAGTCGACATAAGCCTGCGCCCGCTCGGGCTGGCCCAGCACCTTGCCTAACAGAGAAATGCTGGCGCGGGTGTTTTCAACGGGATGTAACTCGTAATCCACAAACACCACGGGCACATGCAGAGCCTCAAGCTGTGTTAAGACTCCACTCTGGGTCAGAGCGGGTTTGGCCCGCAGTTGAGCAATCATCAGATCCGGCTTACGCGATATGACAGTTTCCAGATCCACATTGCCCTGGTCGGAGAATTTCATGTCGAGGATGCGCTCAGCTTCCGGCCATTTGCGCTTCAAAACGTTCCAGGTTTCGGTGTCCTGTTTTTTGGGCAGATTGTTCCAGGCCACAACTTTGGCGAAGGGGTCTTTAGGTTCCAGCATTGCCAGGGTGAGGATATCCCGACCATCCTGCAATATGATGCGCTGCGGCTCCTGTGGAATGGTCACCGTGCGGTTATCAATATCTTTTACGGTAACGGGCCAGGTTTGTGCCAGCGCCAGTAGTGGCGAGAGCAGTAGCGCTACGCCAAGAAGTGCTTTCTTTATTGCCATGATTTCCCCTGTCTGCAGATTCTAGTTATATCGTTAAACCATCCACTACCACGTGTGGCAGCCCTTGCGAACAATTTTCCACCCGGCCTTCTACGCCATATACCGTCGCCAGATTGGCGGGCGTAACGACCTCGTCGGGCCTGCCGCTGGCAATGAGCGCGCCGTTTTTTAACATCGTGGCGTACTCGGCGTGGCGCAGCGCGATGTTGATGTCATGGATAACCACCAGGGTGACGATATTTCGCAGGCGCGTTTCCCGTGCGACGATATCCATGACGTGGAACTGATAATTGAGATCGAGAGCGCTTAAGGGTTCATCCAGCAGCAGATCGGGCTGGCGGATCAGCGACTGCGCCAGACCAATCAGCTGTTTCTGTCCGCCGGAGAGTTGGTCGAGGAAGCTCATGGCCAGGTGAGCAACCCCCAGCTTGTCGAGGATCGCAAAGGCCTCTTGCTCGGCATTACCCTGCTGCTGATATCCGCTGGCGCGGCGCGCCACCATCACCGACTCCAGCGCGTGCAGATGCACTCCTGCAGGCAGCGACTGGGGCAGATAAACGACTTTTTGCGCGCGCTCAGCGCCCGACAAGTGCATCAGGTTTTCGCCGTTGAGTTCAATGCTGCCTTCGGCCGGATTAAGATCGGCCAGCGCGCGCAACAACGTGGATTTGCCTGAGCCATTGGGCCCCAGCAGGGCAGTGATTTTGCCGCGCGGCAGAAGTGGGGTAGTGAGCCCCTCGATAATGTTCTTTTTACGGTAGCCCGTATGAAGATCGCGAATCAGCAGGCCGTCCATCACAGCGTACCCCGGTGGCGAATGATAATGCTCAGGAAGAAGGGTACGCCGACCAGCGAGGTGACAATGCCCACAGGAATGATGACGCCAGGGACGATATTTTTAGACATCACCGACGCCAGCGACAACACCAGCGCGCCAATAAACATGCTGCCCGGCAGATAGAAACGGTGATCCTCGCCAAACATCATGCGTGAAATATGAGGGGCCACCAGGCCGATAAAGCCCACCGGACCGACGAAGGCCACGGTCAACGCTGAAATGATGCTGATGCGCAGCAAGGTTGCCAGGCGTAGCTGACGAACATTAATGCCAAAGCTCACGGCACGATCTTCACCAAGGCGCAGGGCGGTGAGCTTCCAGGCGTTTTTCAATGACAGCGGCGCGACGACAAGCAGGACCAGTGTCATGATGCCAAGCTTATCCCATGAAGCGCGGGCGAGGCTGCCCATGGTCCAGAAAACCAGCCCTTGTAACGTGTCTTCGCTGGCAACAAATTGCAAAATTGAGATCAGCGCATTAAAGGTAAAGACGAGGGCGATGCCGAAGAGCACCACCCCGGAGGTCGCCACGCGCGTCCAACGGCTAATACCATCGAGAATAAAACAGGCCATCAGGGCAAAGACGAAGGCGTTGACTGAGATAAACCATTGATCCGGTACGCCGGGGATGCCAAGACCAAGCACGATTGCCAGCGCGGCGCCAAACGAGGCGGCCGACGAAACGCCCAGCGTAAAGGGGCTGGCAAGGGGGTTATTCAGGATGGTTTGCATCTCTGCGCCCGCCAGTCCCAGCGCCATCCCGACGACGATCGCCATCAGGGCGAAAGGAAGACGGATATCCCAGACGATAACGCGCGTACCTGCATCGGCGGCCTCGGCATGGAATAGCGTATGCCAGAGCGTTGATACCGACATGCCCGAAGGGCCAAGGGTGAAATCAAGCAGCAGCGAGCAGAGTATAAATAGCAGAAGCACGCCCGCGAGTGCGTAGCGGCGTAGTACCACCCGGCGATAGTGGGCGGCAACGGTCGTTTCGTCAGGCTTTACGGCGGCGGCAAGGCTGGAATTCATTGGATAACCTTAAGCAACACAACAAAATCGTCTGTCTCCCACCTTCCTGTTGGTCGTGCTGCCTGATATCCATTATCCGGGAGATACCGGGGGAGGGTATGCAAAGTGATAATGCTTATCAATTCAATGATGGAGTTATTGCTCTTTCATTGATTAATTGTTTGGGTTTTGCTGGAAAAGTAAGCGGGAGAGGAGACGTGCCTGCGAGGGCAGGCACGTTAAAGAGCGGATTAGTGTTTTTCACCAATAGGCAGCACGGTACGACCAAACTGCTCATTCAGCACTTCACCCATTGCCAGGTAGATAGCGCTTGCGCCGCAAACCAGGCCAATCCAGCCCGCGAAATGAACGATGCCTTCGTTACCCACGAGATGGCCGATTGCCAGCAGGGCAAACAGGACGGTCAGGCTCAGGAACACAAATTGCAACGCGCGGTTGCCGGTCAGCGTACCGAAGAACATGAACAGGGTGAAGACGCCCCACAGGCCCAGGTAGACACCCAGGAAGTGGCCGTTCGCCGCTTCTGTCAGACCCATTTTAGGCATCAGCAGAATTGCGACCAGCGTCAGCCAGAACGAACCGTAGGAGGTAAATGCCGTTAAACCGAAGGTATTGCCTTTCTTATATTCCAGCAGGCCCGCGAAGATTTGCGCGATACCGCCGTAAAAAATGCCCATCGCCAGGATAATGCCATCCATCGGGAAGAGCCCGATGTTATGCAGGTTCAGCAGGATGGTGGTCATGCCAAAACCCATCAGGCCCAGCGGAGCCGGATTAGCCAACTTAGTGTTGCCCATAAGTCCTCAAAAAATCATCATTAATATGGTGAAATGGTGAATCCCGCGTCAATTCTCCCTGACGGGGCGCGGCATCATAATGGGCGCTATCGATGCCGTCTATGATCTGATCAGGGTGAAATTAAAATATTTTTTATCCTTCCCCCTTGATGGATGCCGTGGCGACCCCATCTTGTAGTCAACCGCAGTGAGTGGACCTGAAAAAAAACAGATCTGGGCAGTTGAAAAAGCACCTTCTGCCCTTATTACAGGTACACAACCACATGTTGATCGAATTTTTAGTGGAGACGTTTAGATGGGTAAAATTATTGGTATCGACCTGGGTACTACCAACTCTTGTGTAGCGATTATGGACGGCACTACTGCACGTGTGCTGGAGAACGCCGAGGGCGATCGCACCACGCCTTCTATCATTGCTTATACCCAGGATGGTGAAACTCTGGTTGGTCAGCCGGCTAAACGTCAGGCAGTGACAAACCCGCAAAACACCCTGTTTGCGATCAAACGCCTGATTGGCCGCCGCTTCCAGGACGAAGAAGTGCAGCGTGACGTTTCCATCATGCCGTACAAAATCATTGCTGCCGATAACGGCGACGCATGGCTTGATGTGAAAGGCACCAAAACCGCACCACCGCAGATCTCTGCAGAAGTGCTGAAGAAAATGAAGAAAACGGCGGAAGATTACCTGGGCGAACCGGTAACTGAAGCAGTTATTACCGTTCCTGCATACTTCAACGATGCTCAGCGTCAGGCAACCAAAGATGCTGGCCGTATCGCAGGTCTGGAAGTTAAGCGTATCATCAACGAACCAACCGCGGCCGCACTGGCTTACGGTCTGGATAAAGAAGTTGGCAACCGTACTATCGCGGTTTACGACCTGGGTGGTGGTACCTTCGATATCTCTGTTATCGAAATCGACGAAGTTGATGGCGAAAAAACCTTCGAAGTTCTGGCAACCAACGGTGATACCCACCTGGGTGGTGAAGACTTCGATACCCGTCTGATCAACTACCTCGTTGACGAATTCAAGAAAGATCAGGGCATTGACCTGCGTAACGATCCGCTGGCGATGCAGCGCCTGAAAGAAGCCGCTGAGAAAGCGAAGATTGAACTCTCTTCCGCTCAGCAGACCGACGTGAACCTGCCGTACATCACTGCAGACGCGACCGGTCCTAAACACATGAACATCAAAGTGACCCGTGCGAAACTGGAAAGCCTGGTAGAAGACCTGGTTAACCGTTCTATCGAGCCGCTGAAAGTTGCACTGCAGGACGCTGGCCTGTCCGTGTCTGACATCCAGGACGTTATCCTGGTCGGTGGTCAGACTCGTATGCCAATGGTTCAGAAGAAAGTCGCTGAATTCTTTGGTAAAGAGCCGCGTAAAGACGTTAACCCGGACGAAGCCGTTGCTATCGGTGCTGCCGTTCAGGGTGGTGTATTGACTGGTGAAGTGAAAGACGTACTGCTGCTGGACGTTACCCCGCTCTCTCTGGGTATCGAAACCATGGGCGGCGTGATGACTGCGCTGATCAACAAAAACACCACCATCCCGACCAAGCACAGCCAGGTGTTCTCTACCGCTGAAGACAACCAGTCTGCGGTAACCATCCATGTGCTGCAGGGTGAGCGTAAACGTGCCGGCGATAACAAATCTCTGGGTCAGTTTAACCTCGATGGTATCAACCCAGCACCGCGCGGCATGCCGCAGATCGAAGTGACCTTCGATATCGATGCTGATGGTATCCTGCACGTTTCCGCGAAAGACAAAAACAGCGGTAAAGAGCAGAAGATCACCATCAAGGCCTCTTCAGGTCTGAATGAAGAAGAGATCCAGAAAATGGTTCAGGAAGCGGAAGCAAACGCCGAATCCGACCGTAAGTTTGAAGAGCTGGTACAGACCCGTAACCAGGGCGACCATCTGCTGCACAGCACCCGTAAGCAGGTTGAAGAAGCAGGCGAACAGCTGCCAGCTGACGACAAAACTGCAATCGAAGCGGCGCTGACTGCACTGCAAACGTCTCTGAAAGGCGAAGATAAAGCAGATATCGAAGCGAAGATGCAGGAGCTGGCGCAGGTTTCCCAGAAACTGATGGAAATCGCTCAGCAGCAACACGCTCAGCAGCAGGCTGGCGCGGGTGCTGACGCTTCCCAGAACAACGCAAAAGACGACGACGTTGTCGACGCTGAGTTCGAAGAAGTTAAAGACAAAAAATAATCGCCCTGATGCAGGGTAACTAACCGGCACGGGCGAAGAGGTTTCCTCTCCGCCCGTGCTTGCATGTTAAGGGGCTTAAAAAAAACAATGGCAAAGCAAGACTATTACGAGATTTTAGGCGTTCCGAAAAGTGCGGAAGAGCGTGAAATCAAAAAGGCCTACAAGCGCCTGGCCATGAAGTTTCACCCGGACCGTAACCAGGGTGACAAAGAGGCCGAAGCGAAATTTAAAGAGATTAAAGAAGCGTATGAGATCCTGACCGACGCCCAAAAACGTGCTGCCTACGATCAGTATGGCCACGCCGCGTTTGAACAAGGCGGTGGGGGCGGATACGGCGGTGGCTTCGGCGGCGGCGGTGCGGACTTCAGCGATATCTTTGGCGACGTGTTTGGCGATATCTTTGGCGGCGGCCGTGGTCGTCAGCGCGCGGCGCGCGGTGCCGATCTGCGCTACAACATGGAGCTGTCTCTTGAAGAAGCCGTTCGCGGTGTGACTAAAGAGATCCGCATTCCGACTCTGGAAGAGTGCGACATCTGCCACGGTAGCGGTGCCAAAGCGGGTACGCAGCCGCAAACCTGTCCGACCTGTCACGGTTCCGGCCAGGTACAGATGCGTCAGGGCTTCTTCGCGGTACAGCAGGCGTGTCCACACTGTCATGGTCGCGGTACGCTGATTAAAGACCCTTGCAACAAGTGTCATGGCCACGGTCGCGTCGAGAAAACCAAAACGCTGTCGGTTAAAATCCCGGCAGGTGTGGATACGGGCGATCGTATCCGTCTGGCTGGCGAAGGCGAAGCGGGCGAGCACGGTGCACCGGCAGGCGATCTGTACGTTCAGGTTCAGGTGAAGCAGCACGCTATCTTTGAGCGTGAAGGCAATAACCTTTACTGCGAAGTGCCGATCAACTTCGCCATGGCTGCGCTGGGTGGTGAAATCGAAGTGCCGACGCTGGATGGGCGCGTGAACCTGAAAGTGCCAGGTGAAACTCAGACCGGCAAGCTGTTCCGTATGCGCGGTAAAGGCGTGAAATCTGTCCGCGGTGGTGCGCAGGGTGACCTGCTGTGCCGCGTGGTGGTAGAGACCCCGGTCGGCCTTAATGATAAGCAGAAACAGCTGCTGAAAGAGTTGCAGGAGAGCTTCGGCGGTCCGACGGGTGAAAAGAATAGCCCGCGTTCTAAAAGCTTCTTCGATGGCGTCAAAAAATTCTTTGATGACCTGACTCGCTAATCACTTAGCAGAAGCCTGTCTCTGAAAGCCCGGAAGCGATTCCGGGCTTTTTGTTTTTGTAGGGATTGCTCGGTAAAACTGAATGTATTGGCAATATATATCTGTTTTTACCGATATGTGTGGCTTGGTATTATGGTTTTATCGAGGTATTGTGGTAAGAGAGAACTTAAATGAAATTATTACAGCGTTTCTTTAATAGCGAAGCGTCCAGCGGCATCATTCTGATTATTGCCGCGGCGCTGGCAATGATGCTGGCGAACCTGAATGTCACTCAGAGCATGTATCACGCTTTTCTGGAAACCCCCGTCGAGTTAAAAGTCGGGGTTCTGGAGATCAATAAAAACATGCTGCTGTGGATTAACGACGCATTGATGGCGGTGTTCTTCCTGCTGGTGGGCCTGGAGGTGAAGCGCGAACTGGTACTGGGATCGTTGGCCAGCCGGCAGCGTGCAGCCTTTCCGGTGATTGCCGCCCTTGGCGGTATGGTGGTGCCAGCGTTGATTTACCTGGCGTTTAACTACCAGGATCCTGTTGCGCGTCACGGCTGGGCGATACCGGCTGCGACCGATATTGCGTTTGCCCTTGGGGTGCTGGCACTGCTCGGCAATCGCGTGCCCATGGCGCTTAAAATCTTCCTGATGGCGCTGGCGATCATCGATGATCTGGGCGCGATTATAATCATCGCACTGTTCTACACCAGCGATCTGTCGATGCTCTCTCTGGGCGTCGCGGCGGCCGCGATTGCGGTACTGGCACTATTGAATATCTGTAACGTGCGCCGGGTGGGCATCTATGTGCTGGTGGGCATGGTCTTATGGACGGCGGTACTGAAATCGGGGGTCCATGCGACCCTGGCCGGGGTCATCGTCGGTTTCTTCGTCCCCCTGAAGCAGCAGGAGGGTAAATCTCCGGCGAAACAGCTCGAGCATGTTTTACACCCGTGGGTCGCCTTTTTGATCCTGCCGCTGTTTGCTTTTGCGAACGCGGGGGTATCGCTGGACGGTGTGACGCTGGCGGGCCTGACCTCCATGCTGCCGCTTGGGATTATCGCCGGGCTGTTTATTGGTAAGCCGCTGGGGATTAGCCTGTTCTGCTGGCTGGCGCTGAAACTGAAGCTGGCATCGCTGCCGCACGGCACCACCGGTCGACAAATTATGGCGGTCGGCGTGCTATGTGGTATCGGCTTTACGATGTCGATTTTCATTTCGACGCTGGCGTTTGGCTCGCATGCCCCGGAGCTTATCGTCTGGGCTAAGCTGGGCATTTTAACAGGCTCGTTGTTGGCCGCGTTTGTGGGCTACACCTTACTGAAGATGAAACTACCGGAGCAGCAGCATCCGGCCTAAAGAGAATCGGGGGAGGGCAAGGGTGCCCTCCCGTCAAAATTAGCAGGGAGAGAAGCACGCATGTCTCATATTAATTACAACCATCTGTACTACTTCTGGCACGTCTATAAAGAGGGCTCGGTGGTAGGGGCTGCTGAGGCGCTCTATCTCACGCCCCAGACCATTACCGGGCAAATAAAAGCGCTTGAAGAACGC contains:
- the tal gene encoding transaldolase, with the protein product MTDKLTSLRQFTTVVADTGDIAAMKLYQPQDATTNPSLILNAAQIPEYRKLIDDAVTWAKAQSNDRAQQVVDATDKLAVNIGLEILKLVPGRISTEVDARLSYDTEASITKAKRLIKLYNDAGISNDRILIKLASTWQGIRAAEQLEKDGINCNLTLLFSFAQARACAEAGVYLISPFVGRILDWYKANTDKKEYAAAEDPGVVSVSEIYEYYKQHGYETVVMGASFRNVGEIIELAGCDRLTIAPALLKELAESEGAIERKLSYTGEVKARPERITESEFLWQHNQDPMAVDKLADGIRKFAIDQEKLEKMIGDLL
- a CDS encoding ABC transporter ATP-binding protein; the protein is MMDGLLIRDLHTGYRKKNIIEGLTTPLLPRGKITALLGPNGSGKSTLLRALADLNPAEGSIELNGENLMHLSGAERAQKVVYLPQSLPAGVHLHALESVMVARRASGYQQQGNAEQEAFAILDKLGVAHLAMSFLDQLSGGQKQLIGLAQSLIRQPDLLLDEPLSALDLNYQFHVMDIVARETRLRNIVTLVVIHDINIALRHAEYATMLKNGALIASGRPDEVVTPANLATVYGVEGRVENCSQGLPHVVVDGLTI
- a CDS encoding FecCD family ABC transporter permease, with the translated sequence MNSSLAAAVKPDETTVAAHYRRVVLRRYALAGVLLLFILCSLLLDFTLGPSGMSVSTLWHTLFHAEAADAGTRVIVWDIRLPFALMAIVVGMALGLAGAEMQTILNNPLASPFTLGVSSAASFGAALAIVLGLGIPGVPDQWFISVNAFVFALMACFILDGISRWTRVATSGVVLFGIALVFTFNALISILQFVASEDTLQGLVFWTMGSLARASWDKLGIMTLVLLVVAPLSLKNAWKLTALRLGEDRAVSFGINVRQLRLATLLRISIISALTVAFVGPVGFIGLVAPHISRMMFGEDHRFYLPGSMFIGALVLSLASVMSKNIVPGVIIPVGIVTSLVGVPFFLSIIIRHRGTL
- a CDS encoding ABC transporter substrate-binding protein, whose protein sequence is MAIKKALLGVALLLSPLLALAQTWPVTVKDIDNRTVTIPQEPQRIILQDGRDILTLAMLEPKDPFAKVVAWNNLPKKQDTETWNVLKRKWPEAERILDMKFSDQGNVDLETVISRKPDLMIAQLRAKPALTQSGVLTQLEALHVPVVFVDYELHPVENTRASISLLGKVLGQPERAQAYVDFYQQRLDQIHQRLAKAGKKPQVFIEPIAGVAGLDNGCCFTHARNGWGGLVEAAGGENIGSALLPGATGTVSVEKIISMNPDYYLMTGSKRPGKGTAIIPFGYNVQANAVQSAFTALLARQGVSSIPAVEKGHTGALYHHFYNNPYNIIAIEALSKIFYPTLFADVDPLADYHLLITRFTQIPDDSIILSYTPH
- a CDS encoding alanine/glycine:cation symporter family protein, which gives rise to MPDFLSFINEILWGSVMIYLLSAAGIWFTFRCGFIQFRAFRYLGKSLKNSLSPQPGGLTSFQALCTSLAARVGSGNLTGVALAISIGGPGAVFWMWVTALFGMATAFAECSLAQLYKEPDKQGQFRGGPAWYMARGLGMRWMGVLFSILLLIAYGLIFNTVQANSVSHALRFAFNCPEILTGSVMAMATLLVIVTGIKGVGRIMQWMVPVMALLWVAASLVVSALNIEQLPDIFTLIMNSAFGWREASAGVMGYTLSQALAAGFQRGMFSNEAGMGSTPNAAAAAASWPPHPAAQGIVQMIGVVVDTLVICTASAMIVLLAGPVDDEQNVAGIQLVQQALMNLAGGWGAGFVALIVILFAFSSIVVNYIYAENNLIFLHPTAGKSRWLLRGSVVAMVVMGSLLSLPLVWQLADVIMALMAITNLTAILLLSPVVLLIARDYLRQRKLGIQPVFDAARYPDIEAQIAPGAWDDLPRQ
- a CDS encoding MFS transporter, with product MSHYTRPLNRQDYKTLTLAALGGALEFYDFIIFVFFAAVVGELFFPADIPEWLRQVQTFGIFAAGYLARPLGGIIMAHFGDLVGRKKMFTLSILLMAVPTLAIGLLPTYASMGIVAPLLLLLMRLLQGAAIGGEVPGAWVFVAEHVPARRIGIACGTLTAGLTIGILLGSVVATLINTSMTQQAVHDWGWRIPFLLGGAFGLVAMYLRRWLQETPIFLEMQQRKALAQELPVKAVVVRHKRAVVVSMLLTWLLSAGIVVVILMSPVWLQKQYGFAPAVTLQANSIATIMLCFGCLIAGLVVDRFGSSVTFIIGSLLLAGASWTFYHLAGAHPEQLFLLYGTVGLCVGVVGAVPYVMVRAFPAEVRFTGISFSYNVSYAIFGGLTPIAVTLLMGVSPMAPAWYVLALSLMGLGIGLWLRGERHQLMAPAPVNEGYSSK
- the mog gene encoding molybdopterin adenylyltransferase, which encodes MNTLRIGLVSISDRASSGVYQDKGLPALEAWLGSALTTPFEIETRLIPDEQAIIEQTLCELVDEMSCHLVLTTGGTGPARRDVTPDATLAIADREMPGFGEQMRQISLHFVPTAILSRQVGVIRKQALILNLPGQPKSIKETLEGVKEEDGKVVVAGIFASVPYCIQLLDGPYVETDPQVIAAFRPKSARRETIS